In Betta splendens chromosome 1, fBetSpl5.4, whole genome shotgun sequence, the genomic stretch CTGTTAAAAGAGCGAGTGGGAGTTGAAAGtgtttccctcctcctcaggaAGGACCTGGAGCACCCCCTCTGCCGGAGGCTTCGAAACAATTCCTGTATGGCCGCtatggtgtctgtgtgtctggagcaAATCCTGTGGAAGCGAATGATTTGTGACTTCACTATGCCTCTGAAGGTATGTTTTGGATGGTTTTGTGGAGAAGAGCATGCGTGTCTGTTGTCTTAAAGTAGACTTTAGTCCACATGATCTTCTCCCCAGCTGTTGTAGGTGCAAAAAATACTGTTGTGTCCAGAAAGATAACATGCTCTGCGTGTAATGTGTACTGCAACTTAATGGAGGGTTGTTTAATGTGTGACAAAGAAAGTGCCGAcatgaggaagaagagagacGCACAGTTGGAGGAAGAAGCACAACGCCTGAAGGAGGAGGTCGAGAAACTGAGGGGGGagatggagaagctggaggagtcacagaaacactgggaggagaggaaagaggaggacataaaggaagaggagatggacgaggagaagaggaaggaacgcgaggaggagaagcggagggaggaggtggaggagatccGGAGGGAGCACAAGAGGGAGATACAGAATCTGGTGTCGGAGTACAGCAGCGCCCAGACGAACCTGCAGGCTCGAATAGTGGCCCTGGAGAACGAGTGAGTGGAGGTTGGAGCACGGTGTATTTGGTAAGGTGTGTTCCAGCACtgaggcgtgtgcgtgtgcgtgtgtgtgtgtgtgtgtgtgtgtgtgtgtgtgtgtgtgtgtgtgtgtgtgtgtgtgtgtgtgcgtgcgtgtgtatgcatgcctgtgtgtgtgtgtgtgtgtgcgtgtgcgtgcgtgcgtgtgtgtgcgtgtgtgtgtgtgtgtgtgtgtgtgtgtgtgtgagctccctGGGTCTGACCTGCCACTTCATGTAACACAACTCCTATACCATCTGTAACATGTGGCTCTGCTCTCCCACAGAAGCGCGGGGAGTCGCCCCCGCGCGTCACCAGCAttcccggcggcggcggcggcggctacgACAGGAGCGTCTTCCTGCCCCActcctcgtcatcctcctcttcctcctcctccgtccagcagcactcctcctccaccctcccccAACAGTCCTCCTCCCATCCTCAGGCCGCCCCGCActactccacctcctcccttctGCACAAGCACAcgtccctctccctcggccAGCATTCCTCCCCCTCCCGCCCCGCCCGGGCCCGGACGTCCTGCATCCCCCCGACCCCCGCGCCCACTGCCCCGCCGCCCGTCGGCGCAGACGGGCATCCGATACGTGTACCCCTCCTGCCAGGAGCCCCATGCACATCTACAGGCCCAGTCAATCAGGTGTGGAGTCCACACACTCTGAATACAGATTCAAGACATTAATCAAACTAAGTTTGATTAATATGTAACTAGAACAGTTTTCTTCTAGACcaaatgttttctatttatgtTGTTGCCTTGTcctgtttaaatataaatggatGTTAGACTTTATTGAGTCTGTTCACtaatgaggctgctgtgatggacCATTTAAAGCACTGGTTCAGATCAGAGATTAGAAAAACGTTTGTGCCATTGTATATCATTTCTTCCCAGTTCTTACACCGACAACCAGTAACTCCCTAACTTTTCCTTCGGTGGTTCTTCTCTGTGTTCTGCAGGGGTCCATTCCTGGAGCCAAGGGGGACAGAGGGCCTGAAGCAGGAGTGGTTCACCAAATACTTCTCCTTTTGAGCACAAGCACATTACGCAGCAGGTGCAAGTGCATCTCTTCATACATGTCATTGCTTCTTCTACATCTgtttgctcagacacacacacacacacacacacacacagacgtatgGGCTCATCACCAGCAAGCCCACCTCGAACATTGCCTCAAAGCTCAACCAAAAAGTGCTTCTCAGACACATGCCTGACCTCTTCTCAGCCGGATCTTGTTTGTATAGTTTGGAATGTCTCCATATGTTCTTTTATTTATACCAGTCTTCCTTTTTTGAAACCCAAACGTTTGCTCTGATCTCATCCCACGATTTCTTGCAGGCATATGTGCATTTGTTGAGTCCCGTCATGTGTCTCCTGGGTTATGGAAGCATTCCACATGTTCAATCAAGATCCTCgtcagaacagacacacacgtctcACCATACCAAAATTAAGCTTCTCTCAATGCAAAAATGTATAATAATTTTAATGAACaaattgaataaaatattttgtttttcactgttttgttttgttttgttttgttccaggtCTCTGCTCTCACGAGCAGAGACCTGGAACAAACTAAAGAGAAGCTAAGCCAGGAGGAGTTTGTCTGCTCGGAGCTGGCGTCGGTGCAGGAGACGCTGTACAACACAGCTGGACAGGTTCAGACACCTTCTCCCATGCTCAGACTTTAATCCCGTCTCTCATTACACTCTTTGTTTCATTCTCTACTTGATCCTGGTGACTGGTTCACATCTCTtacatgctgcagctttaataaaACCTTGGATCTTTCAAGCGCTCGTTTTTCATAGATGAATCCACCGTTGATCTGAAAATGAGAATATTAACCCTCTGTTCCTTTTATTTGGTCCATTATCAGCTGCTGAGTACAGTCGACGCCAGCACCAGTGATGTCTCTGGTCTCCATGAGAAGCTGGACAGAAAGAACAAGGTCACATTCTGACACCAGCAGGCTTCTACACTGGACTGACAGTATTTTGCCCAGACCACAAAGGCCTAGTTAACACTGATGAAACAATCTTTAACGCATTATCATGATTTCAGTTCAATTATAACACAACCTTGTGTTATTTCAGGTGGAGCAGCACAACAATCAGATCCAGCAGAGTTTTGCAGAGAGGATGGATGCAGCGTTCAGCAACATGCAGCGCTGCATTCAGCAGCAAGGAATTAAACACCATGAaatgctgagcagctgctcgCAGGCCGTTGGTAAGAACAGATCTCTGCAGGGTTTGAAGCTACAGGATGGTTGTAACATAAGGAAGCTTGTCTTTTCCCAGACCGTTTGCTCCTGACTAACGAGTCCTCCCTGAAAGAAGCCGTGGCCACCGTGGAGTCGGTCCTCGAACGAGTCGGGCAGCTGgtggctgtgtctgtgtctggctTTCAGGTGAAGGTGCAGGAGCAGCGCATGGTGTGTCAGCAGGACAAGCAcactctgctggagctgctggtgaggaCTGGGCAGCCTTAAATCCAAGTCGGCACAACCACAGTCGACTGCTGTGCTTGatttgacttgtttgtttgtagGAAGAGCATCGACAGGATATGGAGGAGCTCCTGGTGGATCAGAGTTTGATGAGTTTATCAGCTGTTAAGGAACTGAACCAGACTCTGAGGGCCTCAGTGGAGACGCAGCGAGCTCTGGCTGATCAGGTCAGTTTAACCAGATTTGTAGATTACACCTTCATCTTGTTTAAGATGTGAGTGTTGAACCACTTTGATGCAGAGTGAAACTTCCGCTTCTCCTCTCAGGTGGAGGGGATGAAGGAGTCTGGCGTGTTCCTCAGCGGCTTGGTGCAGGACCTGGCAGGGCTGCATGACGTCGCTGTGCAGGGTCTGACAGCTCTGCAGAGTGAACACGACCAGCTGGCCGAGCAGATCAGACGAGCTCAGGAGAGACACGAGACGGTGAGACCTGCCCTGAGAGGAGTCAGACATGAGCTTCCGTGTGAACACGCCTGTAAAGGTCAGCACAAAAGTTTCCAGTCGATTTGGTCTAAACTTAGTCCTTATTGCAGGGTATGAAGCGAACCATGGACCAAatcaacctgctgctcctggaggctCAGAAGAACTACGCTGATCTGCACACGAGCGCTACAGCTCTACAGAAACCTGTGCAGAGCACCCAGCACCACCTCAGCAGGTGAGCAGCATAGCACCAGTTTGAAATGCCGGAAGTGAATTATCCAGCTCTATATGTAAAGTCCCATCGAGACGCCTGCTTATTTGTGACTCATGCAGCGGCCTCAGCACAGTCAAGCATCAGGCCTCGACGCAGGCggacctcctctcctccaccttctcctacCTCTCTTCCTCACTGCGTCTGAACGCTGACGAGAGCCGCCAGACGCTGGAGGAGATGGCCGGCAGCACCTCCTACCTCCACAGCACCGTGTCCGGTACAACAACCCATCTCTCTCTTTGCATTCAAAGCTCAGTCCGTGCTTGGTAATAACGAGGCATCATCACTGCAGTTCTGGTGGAGCGTGAGAGCGTCAGCTCTGCTGAGAAGGACGGCGGTAGAGAACCTGATGTAGAGAACGTCATATCCCCCCCTTCTACATATTCACCACCCGCTcagaagaacaaaaccacaaggTCATTATCTTACTAAGAAgtattttacattaaataaatatactgtCATTTTAAGTATTTTTATAGTGTTAAGTATAAGTACTGTAGTATTTTTatagtgttttcttttttgagaGCTCACCAGTTCAGTACTTTGATCTACTCACCTGTTGGTTTAAATATCATAGAAGTTGCAGTAACTGACATGAATTATGTATTtggctgttgttttattaaacatccACTGGCGCTCTGTGTACTTCAAAGCCCTAATTGGAACATTAAGATGCCTTGGCATTTATAAAATTGAGTTATATTAGTGTTGCTGGAACTCAGCAGCTTTGCAGGGGTGAAGCTGCTTTTACAAAACAGAATAAGCCTcaattttcccgcctttcgtctccatgacaacggcgcagctgcagtagatgacTGAGCTCAGAAACAGTTTAACTGACAGGTCATACTACTAGTAGACACAGattatccacacacacagaagacatatacacatgcacaactaagatttaaataattgtttatagTGCTGCAACAAGAATTGTAATATATTGTTATATCTCAatatgaattattttttttatattaagtACTTTTTTTGTTATACAGAATTATAAGTGAGATACATTTGATGTAGCTGCTTCAACCACTTGCAggaaaatgcagaaacaaaGTGTCATCTGTGGAACAGTTAACATTAAGGACGGTTTGTCTGTTGCAACCATGTTTGGCCTTTGGCTGATGACTTTGTCATGTCGAATATTACATTTAACAATgttaagaaagtaaaaaaaaattaaaagttgGTTATTAAAAATAACGCAATCAGTCAACAATTATTGTAGTGTAAGTGTATTGAAAGTTATTTTTACATATGTTGTTTATAGAGGTAATACGTAAATAATAAGTATTATTCCTAAAGCAttttggaaaacattttttataagCAGTGAGACTCTATTTAATGGCATGAGACACTAGGATTTGCCTATTGTTGTCTTTATACTTGGCTCCTCTGTGTCATGTAGATGCAACACAGTACCACAATGTCGGTATTGGAGCTAAACACTGTCTTCATTGTGTAAAAAAATGAACATACTAACATCACATTTGCTAACATGATGTGCAGTAACTGACGTAAATTAGAAAGACATTTTGGTTTTATGTATAAGATTGTTCTGTATGTTTGCTTTGATTGACAATAAGATTTTGTATAAATTGTTACATTAATTTCTCTCTTACTTTTTAGACTACAGTTGCATCCAGTCTACGCCTTGTTGGTAAGCTTGCACAACAGCCACTAGAATATAGtaaaaataatgtaattttATTGTTTCTTGTTCTAATGTTATTGTGTGTCATTGAGGCAACCTGTCTCAGTTGCCAAATTTTTTAATAACTGACAGGACAATTaggttatacagtaaatgtagtataggtaattattattatgactctGTAATAAAAAATGGAAAGCTGCCGCCGCAAAGCTGCCGCCGCCAAAGGCAGCGGAAAACAACAACTTGTGTTGGCGGGCGGGACTCTTTCAGCAGCCTGCGGTGCCAATAGTTCAGatgctcctcctcgtctctggtccccaTTCGCATGCGTCTCTTGGTTTCTCTTCTCGACATCCcaggcttcttcttctccttcatcacCCTCTTCCTCTACTGTATTCAACCTTTTTTTACACCTTTTTTTCTTCAGATGTCTCTTTTGTTTTAATACCCCCTTTAATACACTTATGtacacttttatttttctgtctgctTTTTTGACATTGTCCTCCTTTTTCAATCACTTCTCATCCCTTATTTCCTGCCGTGATCTCCTATcatcctgtttttgtttcttctctttGCATCCTTCTTATTTCCTTCTTGCTTCCTTTTGCgtttcctgcttcctctttttttcattcCTTTATCACTTCTACTTTCCCTTCAtgttcttttctcctttttatttatttgatctGTCCTTGTTTTACGTTCCTACTTTTCTTGGCCTCTTCGTCCTCCTGCTTGTGCCTGTCTCCCTTCTTTCCTTgtcccctctcttctcctcctctctgccctcgATTTGACTCCTCTCTTCATTAACTCTGTTTAGAGACCAGTAAACCAGCTTGCGTCTCACAAACCTCCCGCTGCCCTCATTTAAAGTggggacaaacaaacagaaagagaacacacagacacatgtaagCGTAGGAACatgaaaccacacagatgcacacacccacccacacacacacacacacacacacacacacacacacacacacacacacacacacacacacacacacacacaccacataggGTCACAGATTTAATGAGGTATGTGTGCGGTGctactgttttccttttttactgtttcaacaccaacaacaagccgtgggtcacctctgatattaaagttctgctaaaggagaagaagagagcatttaaaatcaggggacagggaggagctgaggaggaaaatccgtgaggggaagtccagctacaggaggaagatggaggagcagctgcagcagaacaatgtcagtgaggtgtggaggagcctgaaaaccatgtcaggcttcaaagctgcacactcacaggctgagggggacccgagctgggtcaacgagctgaactcacactttaataggtttgaccaagcacccactcacacctcccagcagctgcctccaaaccttttgtcacctcataccactggattaccagcccccacagcccttcacacctttacacaaagccctctaccctcagccctgacgactcataccaacaacaccccctcacttcacaccacactgagacactccctcaacccctatccttctccagcacccaggtgagaagtgagctctttctcacctagagaagcccggcagcactgtgaggatcatgttctttgacttctccagtgccttcaacaccatccagccggtgcttctgaaacacaaactggaggagtccccacaggggactgtactggcccccttcctcttcaccctctacacttcagacacaacacggacagctgtgttctgcagaagttctctgacaactctgcgattgtcggactgatcaccgatgatgacgacgacgccgagtacagaggactcactcagaactttgtggactggtgccagcggaaccacctcctgatcaatgcagggaaaacgaaggagatggtggtggatttccgcagacggcagcctgctgtcatatcACCGATGCACacccagggaagggacattgagagagtggactcttacaagtacctgggtgtgcatctgaacaaaaaactggactggacccataacacggatgcactgtacaggaagggtcagagcagaccctacctgctgaggagactgtggtcttttggagtgagggggccactcctgaagaccttctatgactctgtggtggcatcagccatcctgtacggtgtggtctgctggggcggcagcagcatcacagtgagggacaggaagagactggacaggatcatcaagaggtccagctctgtcctgggctgcactctggacacggtgcaggaggtgggtgagagaagggtcctggctaaactgacatccatcatgaaccaggactctcacccactggaggactcactgtctgctctggagagcagctttggtagcagactgatccaccctcgctgtgtgaaggagagatatcgtagatccttcctacctgctgctgctgctgctgtcagactgtataaatcagaactgttgaccacgtcccactacagtcactcacccactgtatcagtggtttatatagcaacctgctctgcacaatatttgtgtaaatctgtgaacaatcatgtgtaatgttaccggtacaaatcttgtACCC encodes the following:
- the LOC114846236 gene encoding kinesin-like protein KIF11-B, with the protein product MRILTLCSFYLVHYQLLSTVDASTSDVSGLHEKLDRKNKVEQHNNQIQQSFAERMDAAFSNMQRCIQQQGIKHHEMLSSCSQAVDRLLLTNESSLKEAVATVESVLERVGQLVAVSVSGFQVKVQEQRMVCQQDKHTLLELLEEHRQDMEELLVDQSLMSLSAVKELNQTLRASVETQRALADQVEGMKESGVFLSGLVQDLAGLHDVAVQGLTALQSEHDQLAEQIRRAQERHETGMKRTMDQINLLLLEAQKNYADLHTSATALQKPVQSTQHHLSSGLSTVKHQASTQADLLSSTFSYLSSSLRLNADESRQTLEEMAGSTSYLHSTVSVLVERESVSSAEKDGGREPDVENVISPPSTYSPPAQKNKTTRSLSY